In Allocoprobacillus halotolerans, a genomic segment contains:
- a CDS encoding ABC transporter permease has product MDAKLKDIEFLPDDFEFVGNKQDISMDVVIPAKPGWKEAINIFIQNKGAVVGLIMILIIILLAIFAPMLSSWEFDDLNTSLQSISPNLEHWFGTDTLGRDLWVRLWTGARISLFIAVCAVLIDVVLGTTYGLISGYFGGMVDSIMQRIQEIINSIPTLVVLTLLLMVMKSSLTTIVFALSLTEWIGMSRIVRAQVLKVKEEEFVLASRTLGAKSFFIIFKEILPNIYSQMIIMIMMSIPNAIFYEAYLSFVGLGLPAPNASLGTLINDGFESFLVYPYMVLIPAVVLSILMLSFNLFGDGLRDALDPTMKEM; this is encoded by the coding sequence ATGGATGCAAAATTAAAAGATATTGAATTTTTACCTGATGATTTTGAATTTGTTGGTAATAAACAGGATATTTCAATGGATGTTGTCATACCGGCAAAACCAGGATGGAAAGAAGCCATTAATATCTTTATACAAAACAAAGGAGCTGTGGTTGGTTTAATTATGATTTTGATTATTATTTTATTAGCTATTTTTGCTCCAATGTTGTCATCATGGGAATTTGATGATTTGAATACTTCTTTACAATCAATTTCTCCTAATTTAGAACACTGGTTTGGAACAGATACTTTAGGTAGAGATTTATGGGTACGTTTATGGACTGGAGCACGTATTTCCTTATTTATTGCTGTATGTGCCGTTTTGATTGATGTGGTTCTTGGAACAACATATGGTTTGATTTCAGGATACTTTGGTGGAATGGTCGATTCAATAATGCAAAGAATTCAAGAAATTATTAATTCAATTCCAACATTAGTTGTTTTAACATTGTTATTAATGGTTATGAAATCAAGTTTAACAACTATCGTATTTGCTTTATCATTAACAGAATGGATTGGAATGAGTCGTATTGTCAGAGCACAAGTTTTAAAAGTAAAAGAAGAAGAATTTGTTTTAGCTTCACGTACTTTAGGAGCAAAAAGTTTCTTTATTATCTTTAAAGAAATTTTGCCTAATATTTATAGTCAAATGATTATTATGATTATGATGTCTATTCCCAATGCCATTTTCTATGAAGCTTATTTATCATTTGTAGGTTTAGGTTTACCTGCACCAAATGCTTCACTTGGTACATTAATTAATGATGGATTTGAAAGTTTCTTAGTTTATCCATATATGGTTTTAATACCAGCTGTTGTTTTATCAATTTTAATGTTAAGCTTTAACTTATTTGGTGATGGATTAAGAGATGCATTAGATCCAACAATGAAGGAGATGTAG
- a CDS encoding metallophosphoesterase yields the protein MEKRIFVISDLHGQFVLLQLLLERIGFNENDELYILGDIMDRGPNSIDIYYFVKAMSNIHMIKGNHEIMMRQSMLAALKYNDLDSERSNPYRLWKQNGGHKTIDSIREYLQKDYIPYEEYFDLKRMFIKELISFIDSLPSYYELDLNGKHYVLVHAGVDPEIPLEENDEEILAWIREYFYLNEANPDYTYIFGHTPCCFINEDHSFDIWYDPDYHNKIAIDGGLAVGNKGQLNCLCLTTGEVTVLKYEEGQPQ from the coding sequence ATGGAAAAAAGAATATTTGTTATATCAGATCTTCATGGACAATTTGTATTGCTTCAATTGTTGTTGGAACGTATTGGTTTTAATGAAAATGATGAACTTTATATATTAGGTGATATTATGGATCGAGGACCTAATAGTATTGATATTTATTATTTTGTAAAAGCAATGAGCAATATCCATATGATTAAAGGAAATCATGAAATTATGATGCGTCAGTCTATGTTAGCTGCTTTAAAATATAATGATTTAGACTCTGAACGTTCAAATCCTTATCGTTTATGGAAACAAAATGGTGGACATAAAACAATTGATAGTATCCGAGAATATTTGCAAAAAGATTATATTCCCTATGAAGAGTATTTTGATTTAAAACGTATGTTTATTAAAGAATTGATTTCATTTATTGATTCATTACCAAGTTACTATGAATTAGATTTAAATGGAAAACATTATGTTTTAGTACATGCTGGTGTTGATCCTGAAATTCCTTTGGAAGAAAATGATGAAGAGATTTTAGCGTGGATTCGTGAATATTTTTACTTAAATGAAGCCAATCCAGATTATACGTATATTTTTGGTCATACACCATGTTGTTTTATTAATGAAGATCATTCTTTTGATATCTGGTATGATCCTGATTATCATAATAAGATAGCAATTGATGGTGGTTTAGCAGTTGGAAATAAAGGACAATTGAATTGCTTGTGTTTGACAACTGGCGAAGTCACAGTTTTGAAATATGAAGAAGGACAGCCTCAATGA
- a CDS encoding DUF11 domain-containing protein — MDRSRVCNIAQVETSCHTSVSNGVETLVKRPLHICKKVDKDQACVGDILTYTITIQNSSLVNETQVVFTDQLDQDVEYVNGSFYVNGQAQTPAIDNRTLYYVIPSIEPMSTVEIVFQVRIVG, encoded by the coding sequence ATGGATCGTTCTCGCGTGTGTAATATTGCTCAAGTGGAAACTAGCTGTCATACAAGTGTCAGCAATGGGGTTGAAACATTAGTCAAAAGACCTCTTCATATCTGTAAGAAAGTTGATAAGGATCAAGCTTGTGTTGGAGATATCCTCACTTATACAATAACTATTCAAAACTCATCATTAGTGAATGAAACACAAGTTGTATTTACTGATCAGCTTGATCAAGATGTTGAATATGTTAATGGATCATTCTATGTCAACGGACAGGCTCAAACACCAGCCATTGATAATCGAACACTTTATTATGTGATTCCATCTATTGAGCCTATGTCTACTGTTGAAATTGTTTTTCAAGTGCGTATTGTTGGATAG
- a CDS encoding nucleoside recognition domain-containing protein has protein sequence MKKANYYFTLCLVLFTTLFSFFNMFQIVKVSSQVIQIVLTNLLPSLLPFMILISLCLSLGLFQFISYFIQFLFSPLFHLTPHMSSLYFVSFFCGYPTNAKMLRESYELGYINISQLQHLLSIASFSSLSFIFVSLKLPFQNALIIYISHILPSIIKAIFYHHEYHWMSFHQCIQPIVHPHMRFVDALKKSITSSLTAFIFILGYMLVFQFIGYSLQTIIPHPFLLSIVKGFLEFSSGSIQLLQYQHFLVYPFVSFYLSFSGLSVLMQVDNILDGIPYSFKKYFLARLCHGVFSFIICFGLQYLTIL, from the coding sequence ATGAAAAAAGCTAATTATTATTTTACACTCTGCCTTGTCCTTTTTACAACTCTTTTTTCTTTTTTTAATATGTTTCAAATTGTAAAAGTTTCTTCCCAAGTCATTCAAATCGTTCTCACCAATTTACTACCATCCTTACTTCCTTTTATGATATTAATATCTTTATGTTTATCCTTAGGTCTTTTTCAATTTATCAGTTATTTTATTCAATTTCTCTTTTCACCACTCTTTCATCTGACACCACATATGTCCTCACTTTATTTTGTTTCTTTTTTCTGTGGTTATCCAACCAATGCTAAAATGTTAAGAGAATCTTATGAATTAGGTTATATTAATATTTCTCAACTTCAGCATTTACTTTCTATTGCTTCTTTTTCATCTTTGAGCTTTATCTTTGTATCTTTAAAACTTCCTTTTCAAAATGCTCTCATTATCTATATAAGTCATATTTTACCAAGTATTATAAAAGCTATTTTTTATCATCATGAATATCATTGGATGTCTTTTCATCAATGCATTCAACCTATTGTACACCCTCATATGCGTTTTGTAGATGCCTTAAAGAAAAGCATTACTTCTTCTTTAACAGCTTTTATTTTTATATTAGGTTATATGCTTGTCTTTCAGTTTATTGGATATAGTTTACAAACGATCATACCTCATCCTTTTTTACTAAGTATTGTAAAGGGATTTCTAGAATTTAGCTCAGGTTCTATTCAACTTTTACAATATCAACATTTTCTTGTTTATCCTTTTGTAAGCTTTTATTTATCTTTTTCTGGTTTATCTGTTTTAATGCAAGTCGATAATATCTTGGATGGTATTCCTTATTCTTTTAAGAAATACTTTTTAGCAAGATTATGTCATGGTGTTTTTTCATTTATAATTTGTTTTGGGTTACAATATTTGACAATACTATAA
- a CDS encoding ABC transporter ATP-binding protein, which produces MERERILKIRDLTISFKTGNGKVNAIRGVNFDLYKGETVAIVGESGSGKSVTTKAIMGILANNGSIDSGSIEYTWHDENTGEAITKDIVQLSKKEMQKEIRGRKIAMVFQDPMTSLNPTMTIGKQVMEPMMFHYGKSKEEAYQRAVELLEEVGITDAEKRMKNYPHQLSGGMRQRIVIAIALSCDPYVLICDEPTTALDVTIQAKILELIQEIQKKKDLSVIYITHDLGVVAKVADFVNVMYAGKIVETGTINEIFYDPRHPYTWGLLSSMPDLDTQDDELYTIPGTPPNLTQEIKGDAFAPRNQYALNIDLRLDPPMFDVPGSESHKVASWLMHEKAPKVEMPESLKKRIEKMKKEGLTNG; this is translated from the coding sequence ATGGAAAGAGAAAGAATTTTAAAAATTAGAGATTTGACTATATCTTTTAAAACAGGTAATGGTAAAGTCAATGCGATAAGAGGGGTTAATTTTGATTTATATAAAGGTGAAACAGTAGCCATTGTAGGTGAATCTGGTTCGGGGAAATCAGTCACAACTAAAGCTATTATGGGGATTTTAGCAAACAATGGAAGCATTGATTCAGGTTCTATTGAATATACATGGCATGATGAAAATACAGGGGAAGCCATCACGAAAGATATAGTCCAGTTAAGTAAGAAAGAAATGCAAAAAGAAATTCGTGGTCGTAAGATTGCTATGGTTTTTCAAGATCCGATGACATCATTAAATCCAACAATGACAATTGGGAAACAAGTTATGGAACCAATGATGTTTCATTATGGAAAATCTAAAGAAGAAGCATATCAAAGAGCAGTAGAATTATTAGAAGAAGTTGGGATTACAGATGCAGAAAAAAGAATGAAAAACTATCCACATCAACTTTCTGGTGGGATGCGTCAAAGAATTGTTATTGCGATTGCTTTGTCTTGTGATCCATATGTCTTAATCTGTGATGAACCAACAACAGCTTTGGATGTGACGATTCAAGCAAAAATTTTGGAATTAATCCAAGAAATTCAAAAGAAGAAAGATCTTTCAGTTATTTATATTACACATGATTTAGGTGTTGTTGCGAAAGTGGCAGATTTTGTCAATGTTATGTATGCAGGAAAGATTGTAGAAACAGGAACAATCAATGAAATTTTCTATGATCCAAGACATCCATATACTTGGGGATTATTATCATCTATGCCTGATTTAGATACACAAGATGATGAATTGTATACGATTCCTGGAACACCACCTAATTTAACACAAGAAATCAAAGGAGATGCCTTTGCACCAAGAAATCAATATGCTTTAAATATTGATTTAAGACTTGATCCGCCTATGTTTGATGTGCCTGGTTCTGAGAGTCATAAGGTGGCTAGCTGGTTGATGCATGAAAAGGCGCCGAAGGTGGAAATGCCTGAATCTTTAAAGAAACGTATTGAAAAAATGAAAAAGGAGGGGTTAACAAATGGATAA
- the rbr gene encoding rubrerythrin produces the protein MPTLKGTKTANNLLHAFAGESQARNRYTYYSSIAKKEGYVQIANIFEETANQEKEHAKRLMKLLNAELKGEALHVEGDFPIMLGTTAECLKAAAAGENEEWTDMYPEFAKIAEEEGFPEIAKVCRSIAVAEKMHEDRYLKLLENLENGTVFKKDEVVMWKCNNCGFIFEGTEAPERCPACDHPQAHFEAYTFFKG, from the coding sequence ATGCCTACATTAAAAGGAACAAAAACTGCTAACAATTTATTACATGCTTTTGCTGGAGAATCTCAAGCAAGAAATCGTTACACTTATTATTCTTCAATCGCTAAAAAAGAAGGTTATGTGCAAATTGCTAATATCTTTGAAGAAACTGCTAATCAAGAAAAAGAACATGCAAAAAGACTTATGAAACTATTAAATGCTGAATTAAAAGGTGAAGCATTACATGTTGAAGGTGATTTCCCAATCATGCTTGGAACAACTGCTGAATGTTTAAAAGCTGCTGCTGCAGGTGAAAATGAAGAATGGACTGATATGTATCCTGAATTTGCAAAAATTGCTGAAGAAGAAGGATTCCCTGAAATCGCTAAAGTATGCAGAAGTATTGCTGTAGCTGAAAAAATGCATGAAGACAGATATTTAAAATTATTAGAAAACTTAGAAAATGGAACAGTCTTCAAAAAAGATGAAGTTGTTATGTGGAAATGTAATAATTGTGGATTTATTTTTGAAGGAACTGAAGCTCCTGAAAGATGTCCTGCTTGCGACCATCCTCAAGCTCATTTTGAAGCTTATACTTTCTTTAAAGGATAA
- a CDS encoding type III toxin-antitoxin system ToxN/AbiQ family toxin yields the protein MEKLKIYFIDSNHINYLRKYDSKVAYNNVPNRPYIGVVYKYNGFHYFAPLSSPKPKHTKLKNSTIDIFKIKDGKLGIINTNNMFPTPIEALIEAIPNIHDKKYKALLIEQLDFINHHREVLYHKVKQFQQRYRKGYIQQHVLERCYNFSIIRKKCIEYTQNNFKYIDKEEQLSFN from the coding sequence ATGGAAAAATTAAAAATTTATTTTATAGACAGCAATCATATAAATTATTTAAGAAAGTACGACAGCAAAGTAGCATATAATAATGTGCCTAATAGACCTTATATTGGTGTTGTTTATAAATATAATGGTTTCCATTATTTCGCTCCATTATCAAGTCCTAAACCAAAACATACGAAATTGAAAAATAGCACAATTGATATTTTCAAAATAAAAGATGGAAAATTGGGAATCATAAATACTAACAACATGTTTCCAACACCTATAGAAGCACTTATTGAAGCCATTCCAAATATTCATGATAAAAAATATAAAGCATTATTAATAGAGCAGTTAGATTTCATTAATCACCATAGAGAGGTTTTATATCATAAAGTGAAACAATTTCAACAAAGATATAGAAAAGGATATATACAACAGCATGTTTTAGAAAGATGTTATAACTTTTCAATTATTAGAAAAAAATGTATCGAATATACTCAAAACAACTTTAAATATATAGACAAAGAAGAACAGTTATCTTTTAATTGA
- a CDS encoding PTS sugar transporter subunit IIB: MFNEFYLDVYNQLFFKWILAQQKQYQTDQIHCFVETENLKYKLISFETTKVKGKITIWYNHIIEEEILRHSDEKLVFYLHFTLTDLAQCCHLFQEFYQTMIRYTQQKELKIALCCTGGLSTSVFIEEMQQVCELENIHFQLVSLSLDQLYQNYQDYDALYLAPQIAHLEPDILAHTKHLIPIYRIDATMFATKNYRAIIQTIQKNIQNENDNSL; this comes from the coding sequence ATGTTTAATGAATTTTATCTTGATGTTTATAATCAACTCTTTTTTAAATGGATTCTTGCCCAACAAAAACAATATCAAACAGATCAGATTCATTGTTTTGTTGAAACTGAAAATTTAAAATATAAACTTATTAGTTTTGAAACAACGAAAGTAAAAGGAAAAATAACAATCTGGTATAATCATATTATTGAAGAAGAAATTCTTCGTCATAGTGATGAAAAACTTGTCTTTTATTTACATTTTACTTTGACTGATTTGGCTCAGTGCTGCCATTTATTCCAAGAATTTTATCAAACAATGATTCGCTATACCCAACAAAAAGAATTAAAAATTGCATTATGTTGTACAGGTGGTTTATCAACATCCGTTTTCATTGAAGAAATGCAACAAGTTTGTGAATTAGAAAACATTCATTTTCAGCTGGTTTCATTATCTTTAGACCAACTCTACCAAAATTATCAAGATTATGATGCTTTATATCTTGCTCCACAAATCGCTCATTTAGAGCCTGATATTCTTGCTCATACAAAACATCTGATTCCAATTTATCGTATTGATGCAACAATGTTTGCTACTAAAAATTATCGTGCTATTATTCAAACCATTCAAAAGAATATTCAAAATGAAAATGATAACTCATTATAA
- a CDS encoding MurR/RpiR family transcriptional regulator, whose product MRSAFYNLINFINMTSIHDVYWGAARTILKNIYQIPYSSITDVAKMCYVSTATISRLCRKLNYESFSDFKKDVTMNLHYFNQDAKRLFFDHQLPAPESIDEGKEIFNNHFQNVIRNLQDTYDNIRYEDLIYIVDKIHESKHICFAGNFLHNLFPCNCRLNSVIWEKTV is encoded by the coding sequence ATGAGAAGTGCTTTTTACAATCTGATAAACTTCATTAATATGACAAGTATTCATGATGTTTATTGGGGTGCTGCCAGAACAATTTTAAAAAATATCTATCAAATACCCTATAGCAGTATCACAGATGTTGCAAAGATGTGTTATGTTTCGACAGCAACGATATCAAGACTTTGTCGAAAGTTAAATTACGAATCATTTAGTGATTTTAAAAAAGATGTGACGATGAATCTTCATTATTTTAATCAAGATGCTAAAAGATTGTTTTTTGATCATCAATTACCTGCTCCTGAATCAATTGATGAAGGAAAGGAAATATTTAATAATCACTTTCAAAATGTTATTCGTAATTTACAGGATACTTATGATAATATTCGTTATGAAGATTTGATCTATATTGTTGATAAGATCCATGAATCTAAACATATTTGTTTTGCAGGAAATTTTTTACACAATCTGTTTCCATGCAATTGCAGATTGAACTCTGTTATTTGGGAAAAGACTGTGTAG
- a CDS encoding transposase, with translation MLDPVIFKRINQLFLSSFDNYATINGYRILAQDGSDINIPFEDDDTKILYNSLGSPCCQYHINALYDCLNHVFLDWSIDSATKKQECDALISIINNGHYPRNAIFTADRGYENYNLFAHFIENNLKFAIRVKDINTKSGIMTNISTPEGSFDMTVTRTLTRLQTKEIKANKEKYVFVPSTSKFDFWVQLRIIMK, from the coding sequence TTGCTGGATCCTGTCATCTTTAAGCGTATCAATCAGCTGTTTCTGTCAAGTTTTGATAATTATGCCACCATCAATGGCTATCGCATACTGGCTCAGGATGGTTCTGACATCAACATCCCTTTTGAGGATGATGATACCAAAATTCTTTATAACTCTCTTGGCAGCCCCTGCTGTCAGTATCATATCAACGCTCTATATGACTGCCTGAATCACGTCTTTCTCGACTGGAGTATTGATTCGGCAACGAAAAAGCAGGAATGCGACGCCCTCATCTCCATCATCAATAATGGGCATTATCCTAGAAATGCTATATTTACTGCTGATCGTGGCTATGAGAATTACAATCTGTTTGCCCATTTCATTGAAAACAATCTCAAGTTCGCCATTCGTGTCAAGGATATCAATACAAAAAGTGGCATCATGACAAACATATCTACACCTGAAGGCTCTTTTGACATGACTGTCACACGCACATTGACAAGACTTCAGACAAAGGAAATAAAAGCCAACAAGGAAAAATATGTCTTTGTTCCTTCTACATCCAAATTTGATTTTTGGGTCCAACTCAGGATTATTATGAAATGA
- a CDS encoding ABC transporter ATP-binding protein codes for MDKQEPILVVKDLKQHFKINRNFTVKAVDGISFEINPGETYGLVGESGSGKSTTGRSIIRLYKPTSGSIIFNGQDISGKMDKDALSNLRTNMQMIFQDPMACLNPRRKVLDIIAEGLDIHKAYNSIEERNEKVYQILELVGLSREHASRYPHQFSGGQRQRIGIARALIMNPSLIIADEAISALDVSIQAQVVNLMKKIQKKTNIAYLFIAHDLSMVKYISNRIGVLHLGHLVETGTSEEIFNNPLHPYTKSLLSAIPHPNPDVEKNRVSLTYSYEDSGLDYEAGTQHKVSDTHYVLATDAEFEDFLKHQHDLI; via the coding sequence ATGGATAAGCAAGAACCAATCCTTGTTGTGAAAGATTTAAAACAACATTTTAAAATCAATCGTAATTTTACTGTAAAGGCTGTTGATGGGATTTCTTTTGAAATCAATCCTGGTGAAACATATGGGCTTGTAGGCGAATCAGGATCAGGGAAATCAACAACAGGAAGAAGTATTATTCGTCTATATAAACCGACTTCTGGAAGTATTATCTTTAATGGCCAAGATATTTCTGGAAAAATGGATAAAGATGCTTTATCAAATTTACGTACCAATATGCAAATGATTTTCCAAGATCCAATGGCATGTTTAAATCCACGTAGAAAGGTTTTAGATATCATTGCTGAAGGATTGGATATTCATAAAGCTTATAACAGTATTGAAGAAAGAAATGAAAAGGTCTATCAAATCTTAGAATTGGTTGGATTATCAAGAGAACATGCTTCAAGATACCCCCATCAATTCTCTGGTGGACAAAGACAGCGTATTGGAATTGCTAGAGCTTTGATTATGAATCCAAGTTTGATTATTGCTGATGAAGCAATATCAGCATTGGATGTCTCTATTCAGGCGCAAGTTGTCAATTTGATGAAGAAAATACAAAAAAAGACAAATATTGCCTATTTATTTATTGCACATGATTTGTCAATGGTTAAGTATATTAGCAATCGTATTGGTGTACTTCATTTGGGGCATCTTGTTGAAACAGGAACTTCAGAAGAAATCTTTAATAATCCGTTACATCCGTATACGAAATCGTTGTTATCAGCAATCCCTCATCCAAATCCAGACGTTGAAAAAAATAGAGTTTCACTAACTTATAGTTATGAAGATAGTGGACTTGATTATGAAGCTGGTACACAGCATAAGGTTTCGGATACACATTATGTCTTAGCAACTGATGCTGAATTTGAAGATTTCTTGAAACACCAACATGATTTGATCTAA
- a CDS encoding transposase codes for MTLRIVRFEATENNYVTIITNLSEDEFSLDDFRELYHFRWNEETAFNKVKNTLGMIYFHARKRQLIQQEINATFLMYNVSEIIINNIEMKQNCRYRYKANFANAVTNIRLYLRDLLEEDVLVSRIKKFLVPERPERSYKRSIKPKSVKPFNNRTS; via the coding sequence ATGACACTTCGCATCGTACGTTTCGAAGCCACTGAAAACAACTATGTGACAATCATCACGAACCTTAGCGAAGATGAATTTTCGCTTGATGACTTCAGGGAGCTGTACCACTTTCGCTGGAATGAGGAAACAGCCTTCAATAAGGTAAAGAATACACTTGGAATGATTTATTTCCATGCAAGAAAAAGACAGCTGATCCAGCAGGAAATCAATGCAACATTCCTGATGTATAATGTTTCTGAAATCATCATCAATAATATCGAGATGAAACAGAACTGCAGATACCGCTACAAGGCGAATTTTGCCAATGCAGTGACAAACATACGATTGTATCTCAGGGATCTATTGGAAGAAGATGTTCTTGTTTCAAGAATAAAAAAATTTCTGGTCCCTGAACGACCAGAAAGATCATATAAACGTTCTATAAAACCGAAATCAGTCAAACCGTTTAATAATAGAACGTCCTGA
- a CDS encoding Fur family transcriptional regulator, whose translation MSETKLRYSKQRETIYEVLKNDYTHPCVDDIYTKVKKLIPDISLGTVYRNLNLLADHKRITRLDVGDGVVHFDARIEPHFHMVCDECGTIQDLVCHHSILEELINKVNKQSEHEIFNADVIFHGICSHCLKQKS comes from the coding sequence ATGTCTGAAACAAAATTAAGATATTCTAAACAGAGGGAAACAATTTACGAAGTCTTAAAGAATGATTATACACATCCTTGTGTTGATGATATTTACACAAAGGTTAAAAAATTGATTCCTGATATTAGTTTAGGAACTGTTTATCGAAATCTAAACTTACTGGCTGATCATAAAAGAATTACACGCTTAGATGTAGGTGATGGAGTTGTTCATTTTGATGCACGCATAGAGCCACATTTTCATATGGTATGTGATGAATGTGGAACAATTCAAGACTTAGTTTGTCATCATTCTATTCTTGAAGAACTTATTAATAAGGTCAATAAACAATCTGAACATGAGATTTTTAATGCTGATGTTATTTTTCATGGAATATGTTCACATTGTTTAAAGCAGAAATCATAG
- a CDS encoding GTPase: protein MLFATLQTSSRRVYMKKHHLIISDTVGFIHQLPHSFVQAFHSTLEEVKDADLLLHVIDVSSPYYHNQIETTLNALKEIGADHIPMIYVYNKIDLLHQPLVLEYENSIGISVKDKQNLTKLEDMIIHTLFKDYELISVYIPYDQGEIMSHIEYQYEIVRIEYQPEGILISFYVDQACKQRYLPYMKK, encoded by the coding sequence ATGCTTTTTGCGACTTTACAGACTTCTTCAAGACGTGTTTATATGAAAAAACATCATTTGATTATAAGTGATACAGTTGGTTTTATTCATCAATTACCACATTCTTTTGTTCAGGCATTTCATTCTACTTTAGAAGAAGTCAAAGATGCTGATTTGTTATTGCATGTCATTGATGTTTCATCACCATACTATCATAACCAAATTGAAACAACTCTAAATGCATTAAAAGAAATAGGGGCTGATCATATTCCTATGATTTATGTTTATAATAAAATAGATTTGTTGCATCAACCACTTGTTCTTGAATATGAAAATAGTATTGGTATATCAGTCAAAGACAAACAAAATTTAACGAAACTAGAAGATATGATTATTCATACTCTCTTTAAAGATTATGAATTAATAAGTGTTTATATTCCTTATGATCAAGGTGAGATAATGAGTCATATTGAATATCAATATGAAATTGTTAGAATTGAATATCAACCAGAAGGTATTTTGATTAGTTTTTATGTTGATCAAGCTTGTAAACAACGCTATCTTCCATATATGAAAAAATGA
- the hflX gene encoding GTPase HflX, which translates to MKGILVGVKYPQMNYDFDISMEELKQLAFACDIEVAMVVTQNLDMISPKYYIGKGKVMEIGELIGSYDIVIFNEELTPMQMKNLTDVWQIEVTDRSDLILRIFAKRAKTKEAKLQVDMARLEYMLPRLAGMKQNLYSQQGGMGFRGSGEKQIELDRRRIRRQLTQAKRELITIEKQRHTQRQLRKHHQEKVICLVGYTNSGKSSLLNHFTNKKVYEKDNVIKLSLKNLNIDISKILRLFFIFLLTN; encoded by the coding sequence ATGAAAGGAATATTGGTTGGTGTAAAATACCCACAAATGAATTATGATTTTGATATTTCTATGGAAGAATTAAAGCAGTTAGCTTTTGCATGTGATATTGAAGTCGCAATGGTTGTGACACAAAATTTAGATATGATTTCTCCTAAATATTATATTGGTAAAGGGAAAGTTATGGAAATAGGTGAATTGATTGGTAGCTATGATATCGTTATTTTTAATGAGGAATTAACACCTATGCAAATGAAGAATTTAACGGATGTATGGCAAATAGAAGTAACTGATCGCAGTGATTTGATTTTACGTATCTTTGCAAAAAGAGCGAAAACAAAAGAAGCTAAACTACAAGTTGACATGGCTAGACTTGAATACATGTTACCAAGATTAGCAGGAATGAAACAAAATCTTTATTCGCAACAAGGTGGAATGGGATTTCGTGGTTCAGGAGAAAAACAAATTGAGTTAGATCGCCGTCGTATTCGTCGTCAGTTGACACAAGCTAAAAGGGAATTAATAACGATTGAAAAACAACGTCATACACAAAGACAGTTACGCAAGCATCATCAAGAAAAAGTTATATGTCTTGTTGGCTATACCAATAGTGGAAAATCATCTTTATTGAATCATTTTACAAACAAAAAGGTATATGAAAAAGACAATGTCATTAAGTTAAGCCTAAAGAACCTCAATATTGATATTTCTAAAATATTGAGGCTCTTTTTTATTTTTCTATTGACAAACTGA